Part of the Caulifigura coniformis genome, GCCGAAATCTGATCGGGGATATTCTTGATGGCATCCCTGCGGCAGATGATCGCCGCAGACATCACCTCCGGTATGGGGCGGACAGGGGGCGCCGGTCTGAGGTGCATGCATGTGTTCGGGAGACACACGATCCGGGGATGACCGTGAGCGGCCGGAAAGTTCCGCGGGTCCGGTGAAGCCAACCAGCAGTTGGACAAGTCCTTGGAGAGCTGGACAAAGTCGAGGTGCTTCTGCAGCAGTCCCTCCGCGAGGATGCAGTGAGACAGGGCGCTGTGATTGACGGCGACAAAGTGCGTCTGCGGATATCGCTGGGCAAGGTCCCGAACGACTTCGGGTTTGAGGCACAGCATCCCAATCAAAAGGATGCGGGGTTGGAACTTCTCCAGATACGCGGCGGGGTCTTCGGGAACTTGCCGGACCTGCATCGTCACTCCCGCCTTGGCGAGCCGGAGGATCGGCACCTTTGACTTCTGCGGCTGATCGTGGTGCTGACCACGCATCAGCAATAGGACATCACATTGGGATGGTGACTTGGTGGAGGGGGACTCCGCGGATACCGTTTCAAGCAGTTGCATGCTTTCACTCCTTCAGGTTGGTTGATGCCTCTTCTCGGTGCTCACATGTCGATTGCGGGCGGTCTCCACAAAGCCGTGGAAGCCGCTGCACGTCTGGGGATGGACACGGTTCAGGTGTTCACAAAGTCCCCCTCGCAATGGGGACTGACCCCGATAGCCCCAGGAGTCGGAACAGGCGTCCAATCTGGTGTGTCTGGGACCAAGAACAACAACCAGTGGCGCGGCAAACCACTGGTCGAGCACGACATTCGCCTCTTCCGCGAGGCGCTCGACCGCACGGGCCTCCAGCATCCCTGCGCCCACAACAGCTATCTCATCAACGTCGGCAGCGCGGATCAGACGCTCTGGCAGAAATCGGTGGACGCCCTCGTCGATGAAGTCGAACGGGCCGAAGCCTTCGGCCTCGATGGGATCGTCATGCACCCTGGTGCTGCCGTGGGGGCGACGGAGGAAGAGGCGCTGGCCCGCATTGTTCTGGGCATCGATGAAACGCACCGTCGCACTCCAGAAGCCCGTGCAGAGCTCTGGCTGGAAGCGACGGCCGGGCAGGGATCGTGCCTCGGCTGCCGCTTCGAGCACCTCGCCTTCATCATCGACAACGTCGAGCAGCCCGAACGACTCGGCGTCTGCATCGACACCTGCCACATCTTCGCCGCCGGCTATCCGATCGGTACACCGGACGAGTTCAACGCGACGTTCCGGCAACTGGATGACCTGGTCGGCCTCGATCGTGTTCGGGCCTTTCACGTCAACGACAGCAAGAAGCCCCTTGGAAGCCGGGTCGACCGACACGACCACATCGGCGAAGGCTGCCTCGGCCTGGAACCCTTCCGCCTGCTGCTGAATGACGAGCGCTTCGCACGCCTGCCGATGTACCTCGAAACGAAGAAGGAACAACGTGACGGCGAAGAGATGGATGCCGTTAACCTGCGGACGCTGCGGGCCCTGATGGCGGGAGCGCCATCGGCGAACAGGCCCTCGGGACAGACGAAGGTCCAGGCGAAACCGTCGGAGGGCGGGGTTCCCGCCGAGCCGCCTCCGGCCAGGAAACCGGCCACCCGCGCCCGATCCCGCCGGCCTTGACTGTTCGGGACCTCGTCATGAACGCCCCTTCGCGACAATCCGGCGGCCTGTTGCTCATTGTGCTCGTGGCGATCGTCGCCCGTGTCGCGGCCTGCCTTGCCTTTCCGGCAAACCTGTCCGACGATCGCGACGTCTATCTCGCAATGGCGACCGGAATCCGTGAGGGCAGGGGACTCTCTTCTCCCGGAACCACGATCCCCACCGCGTTCCGCCCCCCCCTCTACCCGCTGCTCCTGGTTCCCGTCAGCGACTCGCCCTTTGGCCGCGCGGCGCTTCACTGCGGCATCGCCGCCGGCATGGTCCTGGCCGTGTATTGGCTCGCTGGACTAAGCACCCTGTCCCCGGGAAGGAAGCTGTTCGCCGCGCTGGTCGTCGCCGTTGATCCGCTGCTCGTCTACTACTCGACGCTCCCGATGACAGAGACGCTCGCCGCGGCCGGCAGTGCATTGCTGCTCGCCGCCGCCGCCGCCGCCTGCAAGTCGGCCTCCGTCCACCGCCGGACCGTCTACTGTGCAATGGGCGCGGTGGCGTTTGGCGTCTGCGTGATGACCCGTCCAACTTACTGGGCTTTCACCGCGTGCGTTGTGGCCTTCGGGCTCTGGCAGGTGATTCGCGGGACGCGCGATCCCGGGAAACACGAGCCGCGGACGCGCGACTGGGTCCTCGGCGGCCTCCTCACGGTTGCGATCGTTGCTCCCTGGGTCATCCGCAACGGGAAGGTGATGGGCCGACCGATCCTGACCACGACCCACGGCGGCTATACGCTCCTGCTGGGTAATAACGACGCCTACTACGACGAAGTCGTCCGCCAGCCGCTTGGTACGGTCTGGGATGGCTCCCACGGTCCGGGGCAGCAGGCGTGGGTCGCACATCTCGCCGACCAGATGCGCGAAGCGGGTGTCGAGGGGGAAATCGCGACCGACCAGTGGATGAAGGACCGGGCGTGGGAAACGATTCGCGCCCGGCCGGGCACATTTCTCGAGGCCTGCATCCGCAGGTTTCTGTCGTTCTGGGCCGTCCGCCCGCATGCTGAGTCCGCC contains:
- a CDS encoding glycosyltransferase translates to MQLLETVSAESPSTKSPSQCDVLLLMRGQHHDQPQKSKVPILRLAKAGVTMQVRQVPEDPAAYLEKFQPRILLIGMLCLKPEVVRDLAQRYPQTHFVAVNHSALSHCILAEGLLQKHLDFVQLSKDLSNCWLASPDPRNFPAAHGHPRIVCLPNTCMHLRPAPPVRPIPEVMSAAIICRRDAIKNIPDQISALAIANRVRPFRLLLGVGGTPAQVKTLLDLAASMDLDAEPIGIQPWKDYIRTLETRVDILLHASFTETFCFNAWEAAGRGVPVVCSPAVQWAPQEWCANPSDPRDIARTTLFLAHQLTIRGRSLRERCRKVAQEIGDKNDALYVQTLLRIMATG
- a CDS encoding deoxyribonuclease IV — encoded protein: MSIAGGLHKAVEAAARLGMDTVQVFTKSPSQWGLTPIAPGVGTGVQSGVSGTKNNNQWRGKPLVEHDIRLFREALDRTGLQHPCAHNSYLINVGSADQTLWQKSVDALVDEVERAEAFGLDGIVMHPGAAVGATEEEALARIVLGIDETHRRTPEARAELWLEATAGQGSCLGCRFEHLAFIIDNVEQPERLGVCIDTCHIFAAGYPIGTPDEFNATFRQLDDLVGLDRVRAFHVNDSKKPLGSRVDRHDHIGEGCLGLEPFRLLLNDERFARLPMYLETKKEQRDGEEMDAVNLRTLRALMAGAPSANRPSGQTKVQAKPSEGGVPAEPPPARKPATRARSRRP